GACGCCGACCGACCGTGGACCCACGAGCAGGCAGTCGTCGGCGACGTACGCCTTCACTACGTCGCGGCTGGCGACGAGGACGACCCGCTCGTTCTCTTGCTCCACGGGTTCCCCGAGTTCTGGTACTCGTGGCGCGAACAGATTCCCGCGCTCGCCGACGCCGGGTACCGGGTCGTCGCGCCCGACATGCGCGGGTACAACCTGTCGGAGAAACCGCGAGGCGTGGACAGCTATCGAATAGAGAAATTGGTCGGCGACGTGGTCGGCCTGATAGCGCATTTCGGCCGGGAGAGTGCCCACATCGTCGGCCACGACTGGGGCGGCGCGATAGCATGGGAGACCGCGATTCGCCGCCCGGAGGTCGTCTCCCGACTCGCCGTGCTGAACGCGCCCCATCCCGAGCGGTTTCGGCGGGAACTCTCGCGCAACCCCGAACAGTTGCGGCGCTCGTGGTACATGCTGTGGTTTCAGATGCCCGCGCTCCCCGAGACGCTTCTCGGCGCGGGAACCGCCGCCGGAATCGGGCGGATGCTCCGCGAGAGCGCACGTCCGGACACCTTCAGCGACGAGGACGTTCGGCGCTACCGGGAGGCCGCCGCCCGGCCGGGCGCACTCGCCGCGGCTATCAGCTACTACCGGGCGCTGTTCCGCGAGAATCTGGTCGCCGAGGCGCGCCGACTCGTCGGGAGAGACGACCGCCAGCACCGCGTTCGCGCGCCGACGCTGTTGATTTGGGGCGAGGACGACGTGGCGCTCGGCACGGAACTGACCGAGGGACTGGGCGAGTGGGTGGCGGACCTGCGCGTTGAGCGACTACCCGGCGCGACTCACTGGGTCCAGAACGACCGACCAGAGGCGGTCGGCGACCTGCTGGTCGAGTTCTTCGGAGAGGGTGAGCGAGAGTAGGAGGCAGAGAGAAAGAGGAAGAGAGTGAGCAAAAGCGAGAGGGTATGAGACAGTCAAGGCGCGTTCTCGCCTCACCGCGGTCCATCTCGGCAATTATTTCGACGGCGGTCAGCAGATCGGCCTGCGCACCGCAGAGGTTGGAGGCGACTACTTCGCGGTACTCACGATTTTCACCACGTCGCCCTCCTCCATCTCGTACTCGTCGCTGATCTCCCGGTTCGTCTTCCCGTTGACCGCGTGGAGATAGCCGTCGCCGATGTCGCTGTGGACCGCGTAGGCGAGGTCCTTCGGCGTCGCCCCGCGAGGCAGGAGGAAGGCGTCGGGCAGGACGTTGCCCTTCGCGTCGGTCCACTTGGTCTCGTTCTGGACCGGGTAGGCCGTAATCCGGTCGAGCAGGTCGTAAACCCCGGCGTTCAGCGACTCCTGTACGCCGGTTCCGCCCCACTCGCCCATGACCTCCCGAATCTTTTCGAGACCCGCCTGCTGGTCGTCGCTCAGGTCGCCGACCACCTCGAAGTCCTCGTCGCCGGGGTCGTAGTCGATGGCTCCGGCCTGCTCGGCCTGTCGGAGCGCCAGTTCACCCTCTGCGGTCGCCGGAATCACGGGCTTGCCGGTCTCTTTCAGGCGCTCGATGTTCTCCGGGGGAGCCACGTCGGCCTTGTTCGCCACGAGGATGATGGGCTTCGTTCGCGCTCGAACGTCGCGGGCGAGCGCG
This genomic stretch from Halorussus pelagicus harbors:
- a CDS encoding alpha/beta fold hydrolase, translating into MAIDGRERETVPSDADRPWTHEQAVVGDVRLHYVAAGDEDDPLVLLLHGFPEFWYSWREQIPALADAGYRVVAPDMRGYNLSEKPRGVDSYRIEKLVGDVVGLIAHFGRESAHIVGHDWGGAIAWETAIRRPEVVSRLAVLNAPHPERFRRELSRNPEQLRRSWYMLWFQMPALPETLLGAGTAAGIGRMLRESARPDTFSDEDVRRYREAAARPGALAAAISYYRALFRENLVAEARRLVGRDDRQHRVRAPTLLIWGEDDVALGTELTEGLGEWVADLRVERLPGATHWVQNDRPEAVGDLLVEFFGEGERE